A region of Panicum virgatum strain AP13 chromosome 8N, P.virgatum_v5, whole genome shotgun sequence DNA encodes the following proteins:
- the LOC120686205 gene encoding chitinase 10-like, whose product MCFKEEIRPPSKYCDSSSTEWPCFPGKSYHGRGPIQLSWNFNYGPAGKALGFDCLREPGVVAGDPDVARPRQPFREAPRRRASGLTAAPPLAINL is encoded by the exons ATGTGCTTCAAGGAGGAGATCCGGCCGCCGAGCAAGTACTGCGACTCCAGCAGCACGGAGTGGCCGTGCTTCCCCGGCAAGTCCTACCACGGCCGCGGGCCCATCCAGCTCTCCTG GAACTTCAACTACGGGCCGGCAGGCAAGGCGCTGGGCTTCGACTGCCTGCGCGAGCCGGGGGTGGTGGCCGGCGACCCGGACGTGGCTCGGCCTCGGCAGCCATTCCGCGAGGCCCCCCGCAGGCGAGCGAGTGGACTCACGGCTGCACCGCCGCTGGCCATaaatctttaa
- the LOC120685377 gene encoding receptor protein-tyrosine kinase CEPR2-like, producing the protein MRRHILVCLPLITLLSLFLSSSCQIDPQTQALLQFKAGLNDPLNHLASWTNATLPCHFFGVRCGDGSATVTEISLSTMNLSGGISPSVGALRDLTRLELDSNSLSGPVPPELGGCTQLRFLNLSCNVLSGELPDLSSLAALEVLDIASNGFTGRFPAWVGNLSALTTLSVGMNSYDQGETPPSIGNLKNLTYLYLAGSSLTGMMPDSIFRLTALETLDMSTNNLAGAIPAAIGNLRNLWKIELYKNNLTGELPPELGKLTKLREIDVSWNQLNGGIPAAFAALRGFTVIQLYHNNLSGPIPEEWGDLRSLTSFSIYENGFTGEFPANFGRFSPLNSVDISENGFTGPFPRFLCHGKNLQYLLALQNGFSGEFPEEYSACKSLQRFRINKNQFTGSLPEGLWGLPAATIIDVSDNGFTGTMSPLIGQAQNLNQLWLQNNNLGGAIPPEIGRLGQVQKLYLSNNSFSGSIPAEIGSLSQLTALHLEDNALTGALPADIGGCVRLVEIDVSRNALTGSVPASLSLLSSLNSLNLSHNQLAGAIPTSLQALKLSSVDFSSNRLTGNVPPGLLVITGDRPFAGNPGLCVDGRSELGGVCNVDGGHKGGLARRSAVLVPVLIAATLLLVAGILLVSYRSFKLEELSRRDLERGGCGQWKLESFHPLELDADEICGVGEESLIGSGGTGRVYRLQLKGRGGVVAVKRLWKGNAARVMAAEMAILGKVRHRNILKLHACLSLGELHFIVYEYMPRGNLHQALRREAKGSGRPELDWPRRCRIAHGAAKGLMYLHHDCTPAIIHRDIKSTNILLDEDYEAKIADFGIAKIAEDSSDSEFSCFAGTHGYLAPELAYSLKVTEKTDVYSFGVVLLELVTGRSPIDPRFGEGRDIVSWLSGKLAAESLDDVLDPRVAATAREREDMLKVLRIAVLCTAKLPAGRPTMRDVVKMLTDAGAGPCSPRGQPPARICSTKSCR; encoded by the exons ATGAGAAGGCACATCCTTGTCTGCCTCCCTCTGATCACactcctctccctcttcctgaGCTCGAGCTGCCAAATCGACCCCCAGACACAAGCCCTCCTCCAATTCAAGGCCGGCCTGAACGATCCTCTAAACCACCTCGCGTCATGGACGAACGCCACCTTGCCGTGCCACTTCTTCGGCGTCCggtgcggcgacggctccgCCACGGTCACCGAGATCTCGCTCTCGACCATGAACCTCTCCGGCGGGATCTCGCCGTCAGTCGGCGCCCTGCGCGACCTGACGCGGCTGGAGCTCGACTCCAACTCGCTGTCGGGGCCCGTGCCGCCTGAGCTGGGCGGGTGCACTCAGCTCCGGTTCCTGAACCTGTCGTGCAACGTCCTCTCCGGGGAGCTGCCGGACTTGTCGTCGCTAGCGGCGCTCGAGGTTCTCGACATAGCGAGCAATGGCTTCACCGGGCGGTTCCCGGCGTGGGTCGGCAACCTATCCGCCCTCACCACGCTCAGCGTCGGCATGAACAGCTACGACCAAGGGGAGACGCCGCCGAGCATCGGCAACCTCAAGAACCTGACTTACCTGTACCTGGCGGGCAGCAGCTTGACGGGGATGATGCCGGACTCCATCTTCAGGCTCACCGCGCTGGAGACGCTGGACATGTCGACGAACAACCTCGCCGGCGCGATCCCGGCGGCCATCGGCAACCTCCGGAACCTGTGGAAGATCGAGCTGTACAAGAACAACCTCACCGGCGAGCTCCCCCCGGAGCTCGGGAAGCTGACCAAGCTCCGGGAGATCGACGTGTCCTGGAACCAGCTCAACGGTGGGATCCCGGCGGCGTTCGCCGCGCTCAGGGGCTTTACAGTGATCCAGCTCTACCACAACAACCTGTCCGGCCCGATCCCGGAGGAATGGGGCGACCTGCGGTCGCTGACGAGCTTCTCCATCTACGAGAACGGGTTCACCGGCGAGTTCCCGGCCAACTTCGGCCGGTTCTCGCCGCTCAACAGCGTCGACATCTCCGAGAACGGCTTCACGGGTCCGTTCCCGAGGTTCTTGTGCCATGGCAAGAACCTCCAGTACCTCCTCGCTCTTCAGAACGGCTTCTCCGGCGAGTTCCCAGAGGAGTACTCGGCGTGCAAGAGCCTGCAGCGCTTCCGGATCAACAAGAACCAGTTCACCGGCAGCCTCCCGGAGGGTCTGTGGGGGCTCCCCGCGGCGACGATCATCGACGTCTCCGACAACGGGTTCACCGGAACCATGTCGCCGCTGATCGGCCAGGCGCAGAACCTGAACCAGCTGTGGCTGCAGAACAACAACCTCGGCGGCGCGATACCGCCGGAGATCGGCCGGCTCGGGCAGGTGCAGAAGCTCTACCTGTCCAACAACTCGTTCTCCGGCTCGATCCCGGCGGAGATCGGGAGCCTGTCGCAGCTGACGGCGCTGCACCTGGAGGACAACGCGCTGACCGGCGCGTTGCCGGCGGACATCGGCGGCTGCGTCAGGCTCGTCGAGATCGACGTCTCCCGGAACGCGCTGACGGGGTCGGTCCCGGCCTCGCTGTCGCTGCTGTCGTCGCTCAACTCGCTGAACCTGTCGCACAACCAGCTCGCCGGGGCGATCCCGACGAGCCTCCAGGCGCTTAAGCTCAGCTCCGTCGACTTCTCCTCGAACCGGCTGACCGGGAACGTGCCGCCGGGGCTGCTGGTGATCACCGGCGACCGGCCGTTCGCGGGGAACCCCGGGCTCTGCGTGGACGGCAGGTCCGAGCTCGGCGGCGTCTGCAACGTGGACGGCGGCCACAAGGGCGGCCTCGCCAGGAGGTCGGCCGTGCTCGTGCCAGTCCTCATCGCCGCGACGCTGCTGCTCGTGGCCGGCATCCTGTTGGTGAGCTACAGGAGCTTCAAGCTGGAGGAGCTCAGTAGGCGCGACCTGgagcgcggcggctgcgggcagTGGAAGCTGGAGTCGTTCCACCCGCTGGAGCTGGACGCCGACGAGATCTGCGGCGTCGGGGAGGAGAGCCTGATCGGGTCGGGCGGCACGGGGCGCGTGTACCGGCTGCAGCTcaagggccgcggcggcgtggtggccgtGAAGCGGCTGTGGAAGGGCAACGCGGCGCGGGTGATGGCGGCAGAGATGGCCATCCTCGGCAAGGTCCGGCACCGGAACATCCTCAAGCTGCACGCGTGCCTGTCGCTCGGCGAGCTCCACTTCATCGTCTACGAGTACATGCCGCGGGGCAACCTccaccaggcgctccggcgggAGGCCAAGGGCAGCGGCCGCCCGGAGCTGGACTGGCCGCGGCGGTGCAGGATCGCCCACGGCGCCGCCAAGGGGCTCATGTACCTCCACCACGACTGCACGCCGGCTATCATCCACCGCGACATCAAGTCCACCAACATCCTCCTCGACGAGGACTACGAGGCCAAGATCGCCGACTTCGGCATCGCCAAGATCGCCGAGGACTCCTCCGACTCCGAGTTCAGCTGCTTCGCCGGAACCCACGGCTACCTCGCCCCCG AGCTGGCCTACTCGCTCAAggtgacggagaagacggacgtgtacagcttcggcGTGGTGCTGCTGGAGCTGGTCACCGGGCGGAGCCCGATCGACCCGCGCTTCGGCGAGGGCAGGGACATCGTCTCCTGGCTGTCCGGCAAGCTCGCCGCGGAGAGCCTCGACGACGTCCTGGACCCGCGCGTCGCGGCGACGGCCAGGGAGCGGGAGGACATGCTCAAGGTGCTCAGGATCGCCGTGCTC